The following proteins are encoded in a genomic region of Bradyrhizobium sp. SK17:
- a CDS encoding alpha-D-ribose 1-methylphosphonate 5-triphosphate diphosphatase, translating into MTDIFIEGGRALVDGAFVETSLRTAGRDIGALDAEQGRAALHIDASGLLVLPGIIDLHGDAFERQMMPRPSVDFPTDVALIDSDRQAIANGITTVFHGTTWSWEPGLRSAENARKLLDAIELLRPQLAADTRFHLRHETHNLEAEGEITRWLGEGRIDLFAFNDHSTVKPKKRNQLAERAGLSVEAINEMLDRVVARRPEVPASIARLAAAARAADIRMLSHDDNSPAMRQEFRALGATIAEFPVNEETARDAAAAGDFIVFGAPNVVRGGSHTGWTKASDMIAQGLCSVLASDYYYPAQLLAAFRLAADGIVPLAAAWNLISSAPARAAGLADRGVLAAGRRADIIIVEDKVPLRPRIVAVIAAGRLVHLADASCLVHSVAPRKTVAAA; encoded by the coding sequence GTGACGGACATTTTCATCGAGGGCGGGCGCGCGCTGGTTGACGGCGCATTCGTGGAGACCTCGCTGCGCACCGCGGGCCGCGACATCGGCGCGCTCGACGCCGAACAGGGACGCGCCGCACTCCACATCGACGCAAGCGGCCTGCTGGTGCTGCCCGGAATCATCGACCTGCACGGCGATGCGTTCGAACGGCAGATGATGCCGCGCCCGAGTGTCGACTTTCCAACCGACGTGGCACTGATCGACAGCGACCGGCAGGCGATCGCCAACGGCATCACCACCGTGTTCCACGGCACGACCTGGTCGTGGGAGCCCGGCCTGCGCAGCGCGGAGAACGCGCGCAAGCTGCTCGATGCGATCGAGCTGCTGCGGCCGCAGCTCGCCGCCGACACGCGCTTCCATCTGCGTCACGAGACCCACAATCTCGAAGCGGAGGGTGAGATTACGCGGTGGCTCGGCGAAGGCCGCATCGACCTGTTCGCCTTCAACGACCACAGCACCGTCAAGCCGAAGAAGCGTAACCAGCTCGCCGAGCGCGCCGGGCTCTCGGTCGAGGCCATCAACGAGATGCTCGACCGGGTGGTCGCGCGCCGTCCCGAGGTACCCGCCTCGATCGCGCGGCTGGCCGCCGCGGCGCGCGCAGCCGATATCCGTATGCTCTCGCATGACGACAACAGCCCGGCGATGCGTCAGGAGTTTCGCGCGCTCGGCGCCACGATCGCCGAATTCCCCGTCAATGAAGAGACCGCGCGCGATGCCGCCGCGGCCGGCGACTTCATCGTGTTCGGCGCGCCCAACGTGGTGCGTGGCGGCAGCCACACCGGCTGGACCAAGGCATCCGACATGATCGCGCAGGGGCTCTGCTCGGTGCTGGCGTCGGACTACTATTATCCGGCGCAGTTGCTCGCCGCGTTCCGCCTCGCCGCTGACGGTATCGTGCCGCTCGCGGCAGCCTGGAATTTGATCTCGTCGGCGCCGGCACGCGCGGCAGGGCTCGCCGACCGCGGCGTGCTTGCCGCGGGCCGCCGTGCCGACATCATCATCGTCGAGGACAAGGTGCCGCTGCGGCCGCGCATCGTCGCCGTGATCGCGGCCGGACGGCTGGTGCATCTGGCGGATGCGAGCTGCCTCGTTCACTCGGTCGCACCGCGCAAGACGGTTGCGGCGGCGTAA
- a CDS encoding DUF1045 domain-containing protein, with protein sequence MANAPRYAIYYAPSSDSALHRFGSTLLGYDAASGDDLPFPDGVTPDWREVTQDPRKYGFHATLKAPTALAEGRTETGLLDACGAFAGRARRIPVIEPVVDAISGFIAVIPGSRSDDLQQLAADCVTEFDAFRAPLSAADRARRKPERLTARQCDHLDQWGYPYVMEEFRFHMTLTGRLSDERRGPIVAQLRERFAAIDLARLPIDRIALFKQADSASRFRIIGSWPLRAA encoded by the coding sequence ATGGCCAACGCTCCGCGCTACGCGATCTACTATGCGCCGTCGTCCGACAGCGCCCTGCACCGCTTCGGTTCGACGCTGCTCGGTTACGATGCGGCATCGGGCGACGACCTGCCGTTTCCCGACGGCGTCACGCCCGACTGGCGCGAGGTGACGCAGGACCCGCGCAAGTACGGCTTCCACGCCACCTTGAAGGCGCCGACCGCGCTCGCCGAGGGCAGGACCGAGACTGGGCTGCTCGATGCCTGTGGCGCCTTTGCCGGCCGCGCGCGGCGCATCCCTGTGATCGAACCGGTGGTCGATGCCATCAGCGGCTTCATTGCGGTGATCCCGGGCAGCCGCTCGGACGATCTGCAACAGCTCGCCGCTGACTGCGTCACCGAATTCGACGCGTTCCGCGCGCCATTGTCGGCAGCCGATCGCGCCCGGCGCAAACCCGAACGGCTCACCGCGCGGCAATGCGACCATCTCGACCAATGGGGCTACCCTTACGTCATGGAGGAATTCCGCTTTCACATGACGCTGACGGGACGGCTGAGCGACGAGCGGCGCGGCCCGATCGTGGCCCAGCTGCGCGAACGGTTCGCCGCGATCGACCTCGCAAGGCTCCCCATCGACCGCATCGCGCTGTTCAAGCAGGCCGATAGCGCGTCGCGCTTCCGGATCATCGGTAGCTGGCCGCTGCGAGCCGCCTAG
- a CDS encoding IS5 family transposase: MRGRFTDQGSLFSYIAPDKRVPANHPLRKVRELVRDVLSDLNRSFGRLYASEGRPSIPPEQLLSALLLQVFYGIRSERQLMEQLDYNLLYRWFVGLSPDDPVWDPTTFTKNRERLQNGDVFTKFMTRLLNHSQVKPLLSDEHFSVDGTLIEAWASQKSFRPRDGSGDDDDGANFHGQKRKNDTHASTSDPDSRLYRKAAGREARLCYMGHATMENRHGLAVAGRVTHANGTAERRASETMLKARRKAAGRRITAGEDKAYDTADHVANLRAIGVTPHVTQNQAVTKTGKTRNSAIDERTTRHPGYGMSQSRRAMVECIFGWGKQHGTMRKTKHRGIARVAADFLLNLIAYNLIRIPKLLAA, encoded by the coding sequence ATGCGCGGCAGGTTTACGGATCAGGGCAGCCTGTTTTCGTACATCGCGCCGGATAAGCGTGTGCCAGCGAACCATCCGCTGCGGAAGGTCCGGGAACTTGTCCGGGATGTTTTGAGTGATTTGAACCGCAGCTTTGGGAGGCTCTATGCCAGCGAGGGACGTCCTTCGATCCCTCCGGAGCAATTGCTGAGCGCCTTGCTGCTGCAGGTGTTCTACGGCATCCGCTCGGAACGCCAGTTGATGGAGCAACTGGACTACAATCTCTTGTATCGCTGGTTCGTGGGGCTGTCGCCGGACGATCCGGTCTGGGATCCGACCACCTTCACCAAGAACCGGGAGCGGCTGCAGAACGGCGATGTGTTCACGAAGTTCATGACCAGGCTTCTGAACCATTCTCAGGTCAAACCGCTATTGTCGGACGAGCATTTTTCGGTGGACGGAACGCTGATCGAGGCTTGGGCTTCACAGAAGAGCTTTCGTCCCAGGGACGGCAGCGGTGACGATGATGACGGCGCCAACTTCCACGGCCAGAAGCGCAAGAACGACACCCATGCCAGTACCAGCGACCCGGACAGCAGGCTTTATCGCAAGGCAGCCGGACGGGAGGCTAGGCTTTGCTATATGGGCCACGCCACCATGGAGAACCGGCATGGGCTGGCAGTGGCCGGCAGGGTCACGCATGCCAATGGCACCGCCGAACGCCGGGCTTCGGAGACCATGCTGAAGGCGAGACGCAAAGCCGCAGGCCGCCGCATCACGGCGGGTGAGGACAAGGCGTACGATACCGCCGATCATGTCGCCAATCTTCGCGCCATCGGCGTGACGCCGCATGTGACACAGAACCAGGCCGTCACCAAAACCGGCAAGACCCGCAATAGCGCCATCGACGAACGAACCACACGGCATCCGGGCTATGGCATGTCGCAATCACGCCGGGCGATGGTCGAATGCATTTTCGGATGGGGCAAGCAGCATGGCACCATGCGCAAGACCAAACATCGCGGCATCGCTCGCGTCGCCGCCGACTTCCTGCTCAATCTGATCGCCTATAACCTGATCCGCATCCCCAAACTGCTTGCCGCTTAG